The Pan troglodytes isolate AG18354 chromosome 8, NHGRI_mPanTro3-v2.0_pri, whole genome shotgun sequence genome window below encodes:
- the LOC100615268 gene encoding eukaryotic translation initiation factor 3 subunit L-like, with protein MSRCMHCWPLPSRCTISIDESIHLQRWDKYSDKMLCMQKGDPEVYEELFSYFCPKFLSPVVPNYDNVHPNYHKEPFLQQRKVFSDEVQQQAQLSTIRSFLKLYTTMPVAKLAGFLDLTEQEFRIQLPVFKHKLKNLVWTSSITTLDDEFQSASEVDFYIDKDMIHIMDTKVARRYGNFFIRQIHKFEELNRTLKKMGQRP; from the coding sequence ATGAGCAGATGCATGCACTGCTGGCCATTGCCCTCACGATGTACCATTAGTATCGATGAGAGCATTCACCTCCAGCGGTGGGATAAATACAGCGACAAGATGCTGTGCATGCAGAAAGGTGACCCAGAAGTCTATGAAGAACTTTTCAGTTACTTCTGCCCCAAGTTCCTGTCGCCTGTAGTGCCCAACTACGATAATGTGCACCCCAACTACCACAAAGAGCCCTTCCTGCAGCAGCGGAAGGTGTTTTCTGATGAAGTACAGCAGCAGGCCCAGCTTTCAACCATCCGCAGCTTCCTCAAGCtctacaccaccatgcctgtggCCAAGCTGGCTGGCTTCCTGGACCTCACAGAGCAGGAGTTCAGGATCCAGCTTCCTGTCTTCAAACACAAATTGAAGAACCTGgtgtggaccagcagcatcacaaCCCTGGATGATGAATTTCAGTCAGCCTCAGAGGTTGACTTCTACATTGATAAGGACATGATCCACATCATGGACACCAAGGTCGCCAGGCGCTATGGGAATTTCTTCATCCGTCAGATCCACAAATTCGAGGAGCTTAATCGAACCCTGAAGAAGATGGGACAGAGACCCTGA